The Thermomonospora curvata DSM 43183 DNA segment GGCTCCGAGGCGGGCGAACCACTCCCGGCCCTCGTCCAGCGCGGTGAGCACCCGCGGGCCGTCCGGCGTCACCGCGAAGGTGTGCTCAAAGTGCGCCGAGTGCCGGCCGTCGGTGGTGACCACCGTCCAGCCGTCGGCCAGCTCGCGGGTCCGCTTGGTGCCGAGGTTGACCATCGGCTCGACGGCAAAGCACATGCCGGGCCGCAGCACCGGCCCGCGGCCGGGCTCCCCGTGGTTGGGGATCATCGGGTCCATGTGCATCTGGGTGCCGATGCCGTGGCCCCCATAGCCCTCCACGATGCCGTAGCGGCCCTGAGAGCGAATGTAGGACTCGATCGCGTGCGAGATGTCGCTCAGGCGCGCCCCGGCCACTCCGGCCGCCAGACCGTGCCACAGCGCCGTCTCGGTGACCTCCAGCAGCCGGCGCCGCTCGGCGTCGATCTCGCCGACCGGGACGGTGATCGCCGCGTCCCCGTGCCAGCCGTCCACGATGGCGCCGCAGTCGATGGAGATGATGTCCCCCTCGGCCAGCACCTTGTCGGGCCTGGGGATGCCGTGCACGACCTCCTCGTTCACCGAGGCGCAGATCGTGGCGGGAAAGCCGTGGTAGCCCTTGAAGGAGGGGATGCCGCCATGCGAGCGGATGTGGTCTTCGGCGATGGCGTCCAGGTCGGCGGTGGTGATGCCGGGCTTGACCGCCTCGCGCAGCACTTCCAGCGTCCGGCCGACCAGCAGCCCGGCGGCCCGCATCGCCTCGATCTGCTCCGGGCTCTTGATCTGGATGACCGGACCGCGCCTGCGCCTACCCCACACGTGACTTCCCCTCCCATCGGTTCCGCGGGCACGCGGTCACCGCACACGCCGCGACGCCCGTCCCCGCCGCCGGGCACGTGGCATCCAGACCACGGCCGGGCGGCCGGA contains these protein-coding regions:
- the map gene encoding type I methionyl aminopeptidase; translated protein: MWGRRRRGPVIQIKSPEQIEAMRAAGLLVGRTLEVLREAVKPGITTADLDAIAEDHIRSHGGIPSFKGYHGFPATICASVNEEVVHGIPRPDKVLAEGDIISIDCGAIVDGWHGDAAITVPVGEIDAERRRLLEVTETALWHGLAAGVAGARLSDISHAIESYIRSQGRYGIVEGYGGHGIGTQMHMDPMIPNHGEPGRGPVLRPGMCFAVEPMVNLGTKRTRELADGWTVVTTDGRHSAHFEHTFAVTPDGPRVLTALDEGREWFARLGARG